The Strigops habroptila isolate Jane chromosome 13, bStrHab1.2.pri, whole genome shotgun sequence genome contains a region encoding:
- the PARD6B gene encoding partitioning defective 6 homolog beta, with amino-acid sequence MNRPHRGAAGSRGLGTMEVKSKFGAEFRRFSLERSKPGKFEEFYGLLQHVHKIPNVDVLVGYTDIHGDLLPINNDDNYHKAVSTANPLLRIFIQRKEDADYSAFGTDTMTRKKNVLSNVLRPDNHKKKPHIVISMPQDFRPVSSIIDVDILPETHRRVRLYKYGTDKPLGFYIRDGSSVRVTPHGLEKVPGIFISRLVPGGLAQSTGLLAVNDEVLEVNGIEVSGKSLDQVTDMMIANSRNLIITVRPANQRNNVVRNSRTSGSSGQSTESSLPSSTPNIVANFLQGEEESDEEDIIIEDNGEPQQIPKAAPTSESLESLTQTDLLHESTQNGFLPSSEVNLNHSAGSISMEYEVQDPGHKSLEEDGTIITL; translated from the exons TTTGGAGCAGAATTTCGACGTTTTTCTCTGGAGAGATCCAAACCTGGAAAGTTTGAGGAGTTCTATGGGTTATTGCAGCATGTGCACAAGATACCAAATGTCGATGTTCTGGTGGGATATACGGACATTCATGGAGACCTGCTGCCTATCAATAATGATGACAATTACCATAAAGCAGTTTCCACAGCCAATCCTCTACTCAGGATTTTCATTCAGAGAAAAG AAGATGCAGACTACAGTGCCTTCGGTACGGATACTATGACGCggaagaaaaatgttctatCGAATGTGTTACGTCCAGATAATCACAAGAAGAAGCCACACATTGTGATTAGCATGCCCCAGGACTTCAGACCAGTGTCTTCCATTATAGACGTAGATATTCTTCCAGAAACCCATCGCAGGGTGCGACTTTACAAATACGGGACTGACAAACCCCTTGGATTCTATATCCGAGATGGCTCTAGCGTCAGAGTAACGCCACATGGGTTAGAGAAAGTTCCAGGGATTTTCATATCTAGGCTTGTCCCTGGAGGTCTGGCTCAAAGCACGGGCTTACTGGCTGTCAATGACGAAGTACTGGAGGTGAATGGAATAGAGGTTTCGGGAAAAAGCCTTGATCAGGTTACAGACATGATGATTGCAAACAGCCGTAACCTGATCATTACAGTAAGACCAGCAAACCAGAGAAATAATGTTGTGAGGAACAGTCGGACTTCTGGCAGCTCCGGCCAGTCCACTGAATCCAGCCTTCCGAGCAGCACGCCAAATATTGTAGCAAATTTCTTgcaaggggaagaggagagcgATGAAGAGGACATTATTATTGAAGATAATGGTGAGCCACAGCAGATCCCAAAAGCTGCACCTACCAGCGAAAGCCTGGAATCATTGACACAAACTGACCTCCTTCATGAGTCGACACAGAATGGATTCCTTCCTTCCAGCGAGGTGAACTTGAATCATTCAGCAGGCAGCATTAGCATGGAATATGAAGTACAAGATCCAGGTCATAAGTCGCTAGAAGAAGATGGGACCATAATAACGCTGTGA